A single region of the Thermus islandicus DSM 21543 genome encodes:
- a CDS encoding DUF6285 domain-containing protein produces MDRPSLDELLEAVGEFLERELLPGLADPRLRFQTLVALNALGIARRELALGEALEAEEGKEFAALLGQEAPLEELLRTLAARIRDGQAPPGTLAFLKAHVARKLRVASPKYLERYP; encoded by the coding sequence ATGGATAGGCCCAGCCTGGACGAACTCTTGGAGGCCGTGGGGGAGTTTTTGGAGAGGGAGCTCCTCCCTGGCCTGGCCGACCCCCGGCTCCGCTTCCAGACCCTGGTGGCCCTGAACGCCCTGGGGATCGCCCGGAGGGAGCTTGCCCTGGGGGAGGCCCTGGAGGCGGAGGAGGGGAAGGAGTTCGCCGCCCTCTTGGGCCAGGAGGCGCCTTTGGAAGAACTCCTGCGAACCCTGGCCGCCAGGATCCGGGATGGGCAGGCGCCCCCGGGGACCCTCGCCTTCCTCAAGGCCCACGTGGCGAGGAAGCTCAGGGTGGCAAGCCCTAAGTACCTGGAGCGCTACCCGTGA
- a CDS encoding MFS transporter, with amino-acid sequence MDLRLFSLLLGVLVSTVNESALTPALPFLARDLRVGSALAQGVVTAGLLGSALAYLPLTLVAGRVGAGRVYRTGLFLHGLAALLLYLAPSLPLLYGLRFLQGIAAAGVVGLVPGLVAAGYPDRRGYALGLVASTVAAGTLFGPALGGLLTGSWGWRFVFLLPLPFALLALSQSGHLPGLPPQGGDLGRLLRTRPFLLALLATGLYFAHTLGVSVALAFFLAEAGLGPEAVGGLLLLAPLELLLLGAWAGRLADRRGYARVVILGGWLLLLGGVGLALLAYRYPVPGAVVGLLLLGVGRALFQAANNAQVLSLAPPGEEALASGALSVARVLGQGLGGLLAGVGLHALAGLGPRGGFAALILLLSSLMGLSLLFLSRGVGKGRPAS; translated from the coding sequence ATGGACCTCCGCCTCTTCTCCCTCCTCCTCGGCGTCCTGGTCTCCACGGTCAACGAAAGCGCCCTGACCCCCGCCCTGCCCTTCCTGGCCCGGGACCTCCGGGTGGGGTCGGCCCTGGCCCAGGGGGTGGTCACCGCCGGGCTTCTGGGCTCGGCCCTGGCCTACCTCCCCCTCACCCTGGTGGCGGGGCGGGTGGGAGCGGGGCGGGTTTATCGGACGGGCCTCTTCCTCCACGGCCTGGCCGCCCTCCTCCTCTACCTGGCCCCTTCCTTGCCCCTCCTCTATGGCCTCCGCTTCCTCCAGGGCATCGCGGCCGCAGGGGTAGTGGGCCTGGTGCCCGGGTTGGTAGCTGCGGGCTATCCTGACCGGCGTGGGTACGCCCTGGGCCTGGTGGCCAGCACCGTGGCGGCGGGCACCCTCTTCGGGCCCGCCCTAGGAGGCCTCCTCACGGGAAGCTGGGGCTGGCGCTTCGTCTTCCTCCTGCCCCTTCCCTTCGCCCTTCTCGCCCTGAGCCAAAGCGGGCACCTCCCGGGGCTTCCGCCGCAAGGGGGGGACCTGGGGCGGCTTTTGCGGACGCGGCCCTTTCTCCTCGCCCTCCTCGCCACCGGCCTCTACTTTGCCCACACCCTGGGGGTCAGCGTGGCCTTGGCCTTCTTTCTGGCCGAGGCAGGCCTCGGCCCCGAGGCGGTGGGAGGCCTCCTTCTCCTCGCGCCGCTTGAGCTCCTCCTTCTCGGGGCCTGGGCTGGCCGGCTGGCGGATCGGCGGGGATACGCCCGGGTGGTGATCCTGGGGGGCTGGCTCCTCCTTTTGGGCGGGGTGGGGCTCGCCCTGCTGGCCTACCGGTACCCCGTGCCTGGGGCGGTGGTGGGCCTCCTTCTCCTGGGGGTGGGTCGGGCCCTCTTCCAGGCGGCCAACAACGCCCAGGTCCTCTCCTTGGCGCCCCCGGGCGAGGAGGCCCTGGCCTCGGGGGCGCTTTCCGTGGCCCGGGTCCTGGGCCAGGGGCTGGGGGGCCTCCTGGCCGGGGTGGGGCTTCACGCCCTGGCCGGCCTGGGCCCGCGGGGAGGCTTTGCCGCCCTCATCCTGCTCTTGAGTAGCCTCATGGGCCTGAGCCTTCTTTTCTTAAGCCGGGGGGTGGGGAAAGGACGCCCTGCCTCCTAA